One Nitrospina watsonii DNA segment encodes these proteins:
- the gmk gene encoding guanylate kinase has protein sequence MANSRSQSNSLLIVLSAPSGTGKTTVCRRLREMQPELKFSVSHTTRPPRQNERNGIDYHFINGEQFETMQKNDEFLESAWVHNHFYGTACETLRRHRERGEDVVLELDPQGAASIRKLNLDAVFIFILPPSLQELERRLRKRNTESDEKITERLIAGKMEIAQYHLYDYIVANHDVEETVQTLLCIIHAEKYRSTRFQTECPVIGDILKSG, from the coding sequence ATGGCCAACTCCAGATCGCAGAGCAACAGCCTCCTCATCGTCCTTTCCGCGCCTTCGGGCACGGGCAAGACCACGGTGTGCCGGCGGCTGCGGGAAATGCAGCCGGAGTTGAAGTTTTCCGTTTCGCACACCACCCGCCCGCCGCGCCAGAACGAGCGCAACGGCATCGATTACCATTTCATCAACGGCGAGCAGTTCGAAACGATGCAGAAGAACGACGAGTTTCTGGAATCCGCCTGGGTGCACAACCATTTCTACGGCACGGCGTGCGAGACCCTGCGCCGTCACCGGGAACGCGGCGAGGACGTTGTTCTCGAACTCGATCCGCAGGGCGCGGCGTCCATCCGCAAACTGAATCTCGATGCGGTGTTCATTTTCATCCTGCCGCCATCCCTTCAGGAACTGGAACGCCGCCTGCGCAAACGCAACACCGAGTCGGATGAAAAAATCACCGAACGCCTCATCGCAGGCAAAATGGAAATTGCCCAGTATCATCTGTACGATTACATCGTGGCCAATCACGACGTCGAAGAAACGGTTCAGACGTTGCTGTGCATCATCCATGCGGAAAAATACCGGAGCACGCGGTTCCAAACCGAATGCCCGGTGATCGGCGACATTTTAAAATCAGGCTGA
- a CDS encoding tetratricopeptide repeat protein has translation MTKIAGILLLTLLLALGGHAPASADFLRMQEYKDALKADPNDYIAHFGLGRAYAQIGLYDKAIAEFKTVLELEPLYSAAYYEIGEAHTQLGHTEQAAKAFDEAVLLDPNFADAQYGLGHTNLKLKQYEDALEHLTNALKINPRLPRAHFALGQTHAETGAHKQAILEYQTALQLSPLHPEWRFALGNSYEALAQYEKAIDAYRQTLDLNSNYHEAYTTIGRIHVNTGRLQEALEPLENALRINPRDALALEYLGQAKSRMGRHNEAVIAFKELTFVRPQKAASHFQLGHEYLMLGEFKKAFDSFQNALRFDPDDLSTHYHLGQTLESLDRPEAAIEQYEAVLRLNPNHVPAHRHIADLSLVAGRYARAAEEFQNVLRLDSENGAVQLKLARTYEELNRWEDAVTAYRKSLRFFPNSVAIWLSLGTTQWRLGHYEEAIVPLKETLRRNPNHAQAFMYLGDALMRLGQLEKAEFPFKRALQLNPNLKEADFGLGVIYTKLDQHAAAIVHLERTVAREPGNHTAQAMLGDNHMALGQYAKAVPALQAALKSTSQQQSILLKLGSAFWHLKQHEQALLTYKQSMLLEPGNPGIYNQLGTIYSEMGRYAEAIKAYNRAIRLKADYFEPRFSLGLLYDLLGRYQDALTAFGAALHIDPKNSQAYLSRGWALMQLKRYREAVQAFREGTRYDPSNPDAHFNLGVAYEAAHQPGEAQAAFQMALRIDPDHTGALIGLAELHPTRSPRHKNKK, from the coding sequence ATGACCAAAATCGCAGGCATCCTGCTGCTGACACTGTTGCTGGCGTTGGGAGGCCACGCCCCCGCATCCGCCGACTTTCTGCGCATGCAGGAATACAAGGATGCCCTGAAAGCCGATCCCAACGATTACATCGCCCATTTCGGGCTGGGGCGGGCCTACGCACAGATCGGCCTGTACGACAAGGCCATCGCCGAGTTCAAAACGGTGCTGGAGCTGGAACCGCTCTATTCCGCGGCCTACTATGAAATCGGCGAAGCACACACCCAGCTCGGGCACACCGAGCAGGCCGCCAAGGCATTCGATGAAGCGGTGCTGCTCGATCCTAATTTTGCGGACGCCCAGTACGGCCTGGGACACACGAATTTGAAACTCAAGCAATACGAAGACGCGCTGGAACACCTGACCAACGCCCTCAAGATCAATCCCCGCCTGCCGCGGGCGCATTTCGCGCTGGGCCAGACCCATGCCGAAACCGGCGCACACAAGCAAGCCATTTTGGAATATCAGACGGCGCTCCAGCTCAGCCCGCTGCATCCCGAATGGCGGTTTGCACTGGGGAACAGTTACGAAGCCTTGGCACAGTATGAAAAGGCCATCGACGCCTACCGGCAAACCCTCGACCTGAACAGCAACTACCACGAAGCCTATACCACGATCGGCCGCATTCACGTCAATACCGGTCGCCTGCAGGAGGCGTTGGAACCTCTCGAAAATGCCCTGCGCATCAACCCCAGGGACGCGCTGGCGCTGGAGTACCTGGGCCAAGCCAAAAGCCGCATGGGCCGGCACAACGAGGCCGTGATCGCGTTTAAAGAATTGACCTTCGTGCGCCCGCAAAAAGCAGCGAGCCATTTTCAACTGGGACATGAATACCTGATGCTGGGCGAGTTCAAGAAAGCGTTCGACTCCTTTCAAAACGCCCTGCGTTTCGATCCCGACGACCTCTCCACCCATTACCATCTGGGCCAGACTCTGGAGAGCCTCGACCGGCCCGAGGCCGCCATCGAACAGTATGAGGCCGTGCTGCGCCTGAATCCCAATCACGTCCCTGCCCACCGCCACATCGCCGACCTCAGCCTGGTGGCAGGCCGTTACGCGCGGGCGGCGGAAGAATTCCAGAACGTATTGCGACTCGATTCGGAAAACGGGGCCGTGCAATTGAAACTGGCGCGCACCTACGAAGAACTCAACCGGTGGGAGGACGCGGTGACGGCTTACAGGAAATCGCTCCGCTTCTTTCCGAACTCGGTGGCCATCTGGTTGAGCCTCGGCACCACCCAGTGGCGGCTTGGACATTATGAAGAGGCGATCGTGCCGCTTAAAGAAACGCTGCGCCGCAACCCCAACCATGCGCAGGCCTTCATGTACCTGGGCGATGCGTTGATGCGGCTGGGACAACTGGAAAAAGCCGAGTTTCCATTCAAGCGGGCGCTGCAACTGAACCCGAATCTAAAGGAAGCCGACTTCGGCCTCGGAGTCATTTATACAAAGCTGGATCAACACGCAGCGGCCATTGTCCACCTCGAACGGACCGTCGCCCGCGAGCCGGGCAACCATACGGCGCAGGCCATGCTGGGTGACAATCACATGGCGTTGGGGCAATACGCCAAAGCCGTGCCTGCCTTGCAAGCCGCGCTCAAGAGTACCTCGCAGCAGCAAAGCATTTTACTGAAACTGGGCAGCGCGTTCTGGCACCTCAAGCAACACGAACAGGCCCTGCTGACCTACAAACAGTCCATGCTGCTGGAACCGGGCAACCCTGGCATCTACAACCAACTGGGTACCATTTACAGTGAAATGGGACGCTACGCGGAAGCCATCAAAGCCTACAACCGGGCCATCCGCCTCAAGGCCGATTACTTCGAGCCGCGTTTCAGCTTGGGGTTGCTGTACGATCTGCTCGGACGTTACCAGGATGCGCTGACGGCTTTTGGCGCGGCACTCCACATCGATCCCAAAAATTCACAGGCCTATCTCAGCCGTGGCTGGGCGCTGATGCAACTCAAACGCTACCGCGAAGCCGTGCAGGCGTTCCGGGAAGGCACCCGCTACGATCCCAGCAACCCCGACGCCCATTTCAACCTGGGCGTGGCCTATGAAGCCGCGCACCAACCGGGAGAAGCCCAGGCAGCGTTTCAAATGGCCCTGCGCATCGACCCCGATCACACCGGTGCCCTCATCGGCCTGGCCGAGCTGCACCCGACACGCAGCCCCCGCCACAAAAATAAAAAATAG
- a CDS encoding YicC/YloC family endoribonuclease, with protein sequence MLKSMTGFGRSEKQSGAFACKVEIRSVNNRFIEANTRLPKHLSALELPLKKRIKARCARGSFDVFVTLEQAEGEAADQKLQPNFELASQYVEAARQLKEKLGLSGDLPLETLLNVRDILVVEPLVLDASQESMILETVEDALTALIRMREEEGANLEAELTQQIRKIVEHVEAIRERQPIVVEAYRERLREKIQTLTNGQEYDATRLAQETAFMAERCDIAEEITRLHSHLGQFQELLGSKEPAGRKLEFITQEINRETNTIGSKAADYPTSQSVIEVKSILEKIREQLQNIE encoded by the coding sequence ATGTTGAAAAGTATGACCGGCTTCGGCCGGTCAGAAAAACAGAGCGGAGCGTTTGCGTGCAAAGTGGAAATCCGCTCGGTCAACAACCGTTTCATTGAAGCCAACACCCGCCTGCCGAAGCACCTCAGCGCACTCGAACTTCCTTTAAAAAAACGCATCAAGGCCCGCTGCGCGCGCGGCTCGTTCGACGTGTTCGTCACGCTGGAACAGGCCGAGGGGGAAGCCGCCGACCAGAAACTGCAACCCAACTTCGAGCTGGCCAGCCAGTACGTGGAGGCCGCGCGGCAGTTGAAGGAAAAGCTGGGACTCAGCGGCGACCTGCCACTGGAGACGTTGCTGAATGTGCGCGACATCCTCGTCGTCGAGCCGCTGGTCCTCGATGCCTCGCAGGAGTCGATGATCCTGGAAACCGTCGAGGACGCGTTGACGGCGCTCATCCGCATGCGCGAGGAGGAAGGCGCCAACCTGGAAGCCGAACTGACTCAGCAGATCCGAAAGATTGTCGAACACGTGGAAGCCATCCGCGAACGGCAACCGATTGTGGTCGAGGCCTACCGCGAACGGCTGCGTGAAAAGATCCAGACGCTCACCAACGGCCAGGAGTACGATGCCACCCGGCTGGCGCAGGAAACGGCCTTCATGGCGGAGCGTTGCGACATCGCGGAAGAAATCACCCGCCTGCACAGCCACCTCGGGCAGTTCCAGGAATTGCTGGGTTCCAAGGAACCGGCGGGCCGCAAACTGGAATTCATCACGCAGGAAATCAACCGCGAGACCAATACCATCGGTTCCAAAGCCGCGGACTATCCGACCTCCCAGTCGGTGATCGAAGTCAAAAGCATTCTGGAAAAAATCCGCGAACAGTTGCAGAATATCGAGTAA
- a CDS encoding molybdopterin-dependent oxidoreductase gives MSTVVKKTVHFTINDKPYTAPEGTVILDAAKKADIFISNLCSNPKLKPFAACRTCMVEINEDGKKDLVYSCTHPVSEGMKIRTDTEETDRYNGACLEMLLVEHPLDCPICDKSGVCPLQDNTDHLKLWNGRFEIKRRNEPSIKTNPIIEFYLNRCIMCGMCVRVCDEIQGVQALDYHKRGYQVGIGTANDEPLDCEFCGQCITVCPTGALMDMTSSARGLVSMFKSTHSTCTFCSWGCTVKMETKKGELVRIEGDETFDLGINEGNLCAKGRFGHGMVHNKQRIQRPMMNVGGTFQEVSWSEALETIADRLKSTMNRSGPQSIAAVGGEKLTNEENYLFQKLFRGLVGSNQLTNLNQLRAPSLNRFMMQCFENGIVSKPITALEEADVVLLFNTDIPSEYPVAGNSIRKAAINFGTDILIANPRDVIFHHESRVEVRMTYKPGADLAVANRISKILIDKNLVDTGKVKTALPNYDSFVQSLSKYTADYAQTATGLDDATLTRAAERFSRNADRFILIGNDILETDQSEDILNALLNLSILVHAGGQGSVSIYPPREHCNSQGVNDMGLTPDYLPGYQRADDPAALTHLAKTWGLNELKFKGENLMDDLWEHCTKGRVKMLYIVGEDPCHSYYKGDLVKNALQTVPFLVVHDSYMTETAKMADLVLPSCTYAEKEGTFTNMTRHVQKVASAVLPEGESRPDFDIFLDLADTFGKPFEFDTVEDVQHEIEIAAPIYKGLFPGKKSKQWTPAQSGHKPGFAVADAEPSTVSNGNGYPYTLISNNHMFHIGTYTQYAKALMDIGPDCIAEIHPKDARELGIESGDRIRVESSTHTVEVPVEVNKRSTQGVVYIPKNWVDVPINKMRNGEEGLVSVKISKAD, from the coding sequence ATGAGTACGGTCGTCAAAAAAACGGTCCATTTCACGATCAACGACAAGCCTTACACCGCGCCCGAGGGCACGGTGATCTTGGACGCAGCGAAGAAAGCCGATATTTTTATCAGCAATCTGTGTTCCAACCCGAAGCTGAAGCCGTTCGCCGCCTGCCGCACGTGCATGGTGGAAATCAACGAAGACGGCAAGAAAGACCTCGTCTATTCCTGCACGCATCCGGTGTCCGAGGGCATGAAGATCCGCACGGACACGGAGGAAACCGACCGCTACAACGGCGCGTGCCTGGAAATGCTTCTGGTCGAACACCCGCTGGACTGCCCCATTTGCGACAAGTCCGGCGTCTGCCCGCTGCAGGACAACACCGATCACCTGAAGCTGTGGAACGGGCGCTTCGAGATCAAACGCCGCAACGAGCCCAGCATCAAGACCAACCCGATCATTGAGTTCTACCTGAACCGCTGCATCATGTGCGGCATGTGCGTGCGCGTCTGCGACGAGATCCAGGGCGTGCAGGCGTTGGATTACCACAAGCGCGGCTACCAGGTCGGCATCGGCACCGCCAACGACGAACCGCTGGATTGCGAATTTTGTGGCCAGTGCATCACCGTCTGCCCGACCGGCGCGTTGATGGACATGACCTCCAGCGCCCGCGGCCTGGTGTCCATGTTCAAGAGCACCCACAGCACCTGCACCTTCTGTTCGTGGGGCTGCACGGTCAAGATGGAAACCAAAAAGGGCGAACTGGTGCGCATCGAAGGCGACGAGACGTTCGACCTCGGCATCAACGAAGGCAACCTGTGCGCCAAGGGCCGCTTCGGCCACGGCATGGTCCACAACAAGCAGCGCATTCAGCGCCCGATGATGAACGTCGGCGGCACCTTTCAGGAAGTCAGTTGGAGTGAAGCGCTGGAAACCATCGCCGACCGCCTGAAATCCACCATGAACCGCAGCGGCCCCCAGAGCATCGCCGCCGTCGGTGGAGAAAAGCTGACCAACGAAGAAAACTACCTGTTCCAGAAATTGTTCCGCGGTTTGGTCGGCTCCAACCAGTTGACCAACCTCAACCAGTTGCGGGCGCCGTCGCTCAACCGCTTCATGATGCAGTGTTTCGAGAACGGCATCGTCTCCAAACCGATCACGGCATTGGAGGAAGCCGACGTGGTGCTGCTGTTCAACACCGACATTCCTTCGGAATATCCGGTGGCGGGCAACTCCATCCGCAAGGCCGCCATCAATTTCGGCACCGACATCCTCATCGCCAACCCGCGCGACGTGATCTTTCACCACGAGTCGCGCGTGGAAGTGCGCATGACTTACAAACCGGGCGCAGACCTGGCGGTGGCCAACCGCATCAGCAAAATTCTCATCGATAAAAACCTGGTCGATACCGGCAAGGTGAAAACCGCCCTGCCCAATTACGACTCGTTCGTGCAGTCGCTGTCCAAATACACGGCGGACTACGCCCAGACCGCCACCGGGCTGGACGACGCCACGCTCACCCGCGCAGCGGAACGGTTCAGCCGCAATGCCGACCGCTTCATCCTGATCGGCAACGACATCCTCGAAACCGACCAGAGCGAAGACATCCTGAACGCGCTGCTCAACCTGTCGATTCTGGTGCATGCGGGCGGTCAGGGCAGCGTCAGCATCTACCCGCCGCGGGAACACTGCAATTCGCAGGGCGTCAACGACATGGGCCTGACCCCGGACTACCTGCCCGGTTACCAGCGCGCGGATGATCCGGCGGCGCTGACACACCTGGCCAAAACCTGGGGCCTCAACGAGCTCAAGTTCAAGGGCGAAAACCTGATGGACGATCTGTGGGAGCATTGCACCAAAGGTCGCGTCAAGATGCTGTACATCGTCGGCGAGGACCCCTGCCACAGCTATTACAAAGGAGACCTCGTTAAGAACGCCTTGCAGACGGTGCCCTTCCTCGTGGTGCACGATTCGTACATGACGGAAACCGCGAAGATGGCGGACCTGGTGTTGCCGTCCTGCACCTACGCCGAGAAAGAAGGCACCTTCACCAACATGACCCGGCACGTGCAGAAAGTCGCTTCGGCGGTGTTGCCCGAAGGCGAGTCGCGCCCCGACTTCGACATCTTCCTCGACCTTGCCGACACCTTCGGCAAGCCGTTCGAGTTCGACACCGTCGAGGACGTGCAGCACGAAATCGAAATCGCCGCCCCCATTTATAAGGGCCTGTTCCCCGGCAAGAAATCCAAACAATGGACGCCTGCCCAAAGCGGACACAAACCGGGATTTGCGGTGGCCGATGCGGAGCCGTCAACGGTTTCCAACGGCAACGGTTACCCCTATACCCTCATCAGCAATAACCACATGTTCCACATCGGCACCTACACGCA
- the hisC gene encoding histidinol-phosphate transaminase → MAKVNLDHLVKDKIKALKAYHVENFDCPIKLHANENSFPPPSEILDLFQDTFRTFQLNRYPDPASQRLKDVLAKRLSVTPEQLAIGNGSDELIQILIQIFCNAGDTVAFPDPTFAMYSIIAKGMGLQTEQFPLDECWDFKAEPFLDMLERTQARIVFFSYPNNPTGNCFSAAEIQKVIEGFQGITVLDEAYYDFARSTFLDQLGTHNNLILLRSLSKIGLAGLRVGYAVADPAIIEQIDKIRLPYNSNTVSQELSAVLLDRFGPVQQQIDQILEQRDWLARALAEIPELQVFPSDSNFILFRVHRSSEEVFNRLVEKGILVRDLSSHPRLKNCLRVTIGTHDENAEFITQIRSIIRAG, encoded by the coding sequence ATGGCAAAGGTGAATCTCGACCATCTGGTCAAAGACAAGATCAAAGCGCTGAAGGCGTACCACGTGGAGAATTTCGACTGCCCCATCAAACTCCACGCCAATGAAAACTCGTTTCCGCCGCCGTCGGAAATCCTCGACCTGTTTCAGGACACCTTCCGCACGTTTCAGTTGAACCGCTACCCGGACCCGGCCAGCCAGCGGTTGAAGGACGTGCTGGCGAAACGCCTGTCGGTGACGCCCGAACAACTCGCCATCGGCAACGGGTCCGACGAGTTGATCCAGATCCTGATCCAGATTTTCTGCAACGCCGGCGACACCGTCGCCTTCCCCGACCCCACCTTCGCCATGTATTCGATCATAGCCAAGGGCATGGGTCTCCAGACGGAACAGTTCCCGCTTGATGAATGCTGGGATTTCAAGGCCGAGCCGTTTCTCGACATGCTGGAGCGGACCCAGGCGCGCATCGTTTTTTTCAGTTACCCCAACAACCCGACCGGCAATTGTTTTTCTGCGGCGGAAATCCAGAAAGTGATCGAGGGGTTCCAGGGCATCACCGTGCTGGACGAGGCGTATTACGATTTCGCCCGCTCCACCTTTCTCGACCAACTGGGCACGCACAACAATCTCATCCTGCTGCGCAGCCTGTCCAAGATCGGGTTAGCGGGCCTGCGCGTCGGCTACGCCGTCGCCGATCCGGCGATCATCGAACAGATCGACAAAATCCGCCTGCCTTACAACTCCAACACCGTCTCGCAGGAACTGTCCGCCGTGCTGCTCGACCGGTTCGGACCGGTGCAACAACAGATCGATCAGATTCTGGAACAGCGCGACTGGCTGGCCCGGGCGCTGGCGGAAATCCCCGAACTTCAAGTGTTTCCTTCGGACTCCAATTTCATTTTATTCCGCGTTCATCGTAGCTCCGAAGAGGTGTTCAATCGCCTCGTGGAAAAAGGTATACTGGTGCGGGATCTCAGCAGTCATCCCCGGCTCAAAAACTGTCTGCGTGTCACCATCGGCACGCATGACGAAAACGCCGAGTTCATCACGCAGATCAGATCGATTATAAGGGCGGGATAA
- a CDS encoding NADH-quinone oxidoreductase subunit NuoE family protein — protein MDTQENEAPQEENATVAESTPEEKKICMDTVYKIINSFPNRSRQFLIPLLTKIQNEFRFLPDEIVEVVMEELNLSRAEIYGVISFYPQYRTVEPGKYIFKLCYGTACFVKGAPVIAQKLKERYSMGKGETDPSKLFTLEFASCLGNCGAAPMAIIGEDTHGTIDPEKTFEICDHYQL, from the coding sequence ATGGACACTCAGGAAAACGAAGCCCCTCAGGAAGAGAATGCGACGGTCGCGGAAAGCACGCCGGAAGAAAAAAAGATCTGCATGGACACCGTCTATAAGATCATCAACAGCTTCCCCAACCGTTCCCGTCAGTTTCTGATTCCCCTGCTCACGAAGATCCAAAATGAGTTCCGCTTTTTGCCGGATGAAATCGTGGAAGTGGTGATGGAGGAATTGAACCTGAGCCGTGCGGAAATCTATGGCGTCATCTCGTTTTACCCCCAATACCGCACCGTTGAGCCGGGCAAGTACATTTTCAAACTGTGTTACGGCACGGCCTGCTTCGTCAAAGGCGCTCCCGTGATCGCGCAGAAACTGAAAGAGCGTTATTCCATGGGCAAAGGCGAGACCGACCCCAGCAAGCTGTTCACGCTGGAGTTTGCTTCGTGCCTTGGCAACTGCGGCGCCGCCCCGATGGCCATCATCGGCGAAGACACGCACGGGACCATCGATCCCGAAAAAACCTTCGAAATCTGTGACCATTACCAGCTATAA
- a CDS encoding tetratricopeptide repeat protein: MPTSTYSGLETVIGFFNYAKPRSLLDIGVGFGKIGFLAREFLDVMMNQSYRPGDWKVQIDGIEAFPDYIQGHHKALYDTIHIGDALEVIDSLGSYETIVLGDSLDHFSKDRAWQMLDKCAEHCTGYLMVFIPLGEHREQEAIYGNEYERHLSFWTRAEFEPMAAASKFSWFEGIGDYGRFLIPVDRYRHHRLRNRVEASIEKGQVDQAIADLTAGMESLSANVESEYLLVDLLLNADRVRQAINRLKAIVRQFPQEEPVVTAYVDRLQAIYSLQAHAS, translated from the coding sequence ATGCCGACCAGCACTTACTCCGGTCTGGAAACCGTAATCGGTTTTTTCAATTACGCCAAACCCCGTTCCCTGCTCGATATCGGGGTGGGATTCGGCAAAATCGGCTTCCTCGCGCGCGAGTTTCTGGACGTCATGATGAACCAGTCGTACCGTCCCGGCGACTGGAAGGTGCAGATCGATGGCATCGAGGCGTTTCCCGATTACATCCAGGGCCATCACAAAGCGCTGTACGACACCATTCATATCGGCGACGCGCTGGAGGTCATCGACTCCCTCGGCAGTTACGAAACCATCGTGCTGGGCGACAGCCTCGACCATTTTTCAAAGGACCGCGCCTGGCAGATGCTGGACAAGTGCGCCGAGCACTGCACCGGCTACCTCATGGTGTTCATCCCGCTGGGCGAACACCGGGAGCAGGAAGCCATCTATGGCAATGAGTACGAGCGGCACCTTTCCTTCTGGACGCGGGCCGAGTTCGAACCGATGGCCGCGGCGTCCAAATTCAGTTGGTTTGAAGGTATCGGCGACTACGGTCGATTCCTGATCCCGGTGGACCGGTACCGTCATCACCGCCTGCGCAACCGGGTCGAGGCCAGTATAGAGAAGGGACAGGTGGACCAGGCCATCGCCGACTTGACAGCGGGCATGGAATCCCTGTCCGCCAACGTCGAAAGCGAGTACCTGCTGGTCGATCTGCTTTTGAATGCGGACCGTGTCCGCCAGGCGATCAACCGCCTCAAGGCCATCGTGCGTCAGTTCCCGCAGGAGGAACCGGTGGTGACGGCCTACGTGGACCGGCTGCAAGCCATCTACTCCCTGCAGGCGCACGCCTCCTGA
- the mltG gene encoding endolytic transglycosylase MltG, which yields MKRYLKTSLLAGLLLLLVGGFLFSFWLHSYSTSPLSTSASPAIIEIERGKTLKQVSHQLNDRNLIGNPSGFVLFAYLNGKQNQIRAGEYRLSGTMPPKQILETITSGHSILYTLTVPEGYRILEIAGLVEAAGLGSRERFVAETQNRDLIQTVDAKTEDLEGYLFPETYKFPKNAGEHRIVETMVQTFRDRAYRDTYRQRAEAMNLSFHEVVTLASIIEKETGAPSERQIISSVFHNRLKLNMRLQTDPTVIYALADFDGNIRKKDLSVESPYNTYLYPGLPPGPIANPGLDSIEAALDPADTDYLYFVSRQDGTHKFSTNLNDHNKAVVKYQLQGG from the coding sequence ATGAAGCGTTACCTGAAGACGTCGCTGCTGGCGGGGCTGCTGTTGTTACTGGTCGGGGGATTCCTGTTTTCCTTCTGGTTGCACTCCTACTCCACCTCGCCCCTGTCCACCTCGGCGTCCCCGGCCATCATCGAGATCGAACGGGGCAAAACCCTGAAGCAGGTGTCGCACCAGCTCAACGACCGCAACCTGATCGGCAATCCCAGCGGCTTCGTGCTGTTCGCATATCTCAATGGCAAGCAGAACCAGATCCGCGCCGGGGAGTACCGTCTGTCCGGCACCATGCCACCCAAGCAGATACTGGAAACCATCACCTCCGGCCATTCCATTCTGTACACGCTCACCGTGCCGGAAGGGTATCGCATTCTGGAGATCGCCGGGCTGGTGGAGGCGGCCGGGCTGGGTAGCCGCGAACGGTTCGTCGCGGAAACGCAAAACCGCGACCTGATCCAGACCGTGGATGCGAAGACGGAAGACCTGGAAGGCTACCTGTTTCCGGAAACCTACAAGTTTCCCAAAAACGCAGGCGAGCACCGCATCGTGGAAACCATGGTGCAAACCTTCCGCGACCGGGCCTACCGGGACACGTACCGGCAACGGGCCGAAGCCATGAACCTCAGCTTCCATGAGGTCGTCACGCTGGCTTCCATCATCGAAAAAGAAACCGGGGCGCCTTCCGAGCGCCAGATCATCTCATCCGTCTTCCACAACCGGCTCAAGCTCAACATGCGCCTGCAAACCGACCCGACGGTGATCTACGCGCTGGCGGACTTCGACGGCAATATCCGCAAGAAAGACCTCTCGGTCGAATCCCCTTACAACACCTACCTGTACCCCGGACTGCCGCCGGGCCCCATCGCCAATCCGGGGCTGGACAGCATCGAGGCGGCGCTCGACCCCGCCGACACCGATTATCTTTATTTTGTTTCGCGCCAGGACGGCACGCACAAGTTCTCCACCAATCTGAACGACCACAACAAGGCGGTGGTCAAGTATCAGCTTCAGGGCGGTTGA